One genomic segment of Candidatus Bathyarchaeota archaeon includes these proteins:
- a CDS encoding acetate--CoA ligase family protein: MNTLKIINQAQSEGRKALLEPEAKTICEEYGLPVPKFKVAQNPAEAAAYANEIGYPIVTKIVSQDIIHKSEAGGVIVNLKNAQEVTDAYQKIIQNAKNYKPDAKITGVLIQEMAPQGTEVIVGAVKDPTFGQTVMFGLGGIFVELLKDVNFKIAPFTETDAKEMITGLKAYPLLNGFRGSKPADIDAIVTILMATSKLIMAHPEIKELDLNPVMAYPSGAKVVDARIILE; this comes from the coding sequence ATGAATACACTAAAAATAATTAACCAAGCACAATCAGAAGGACGCAAAGCACTTCTTGAGCCAGAAGCAAAAACCATCTGTGAAGAATATGGCTTACCAGTACCAAAATTCAAAGTAGCCCAAAACCCAGCAGAAGCCGCCGCCTATGCAAACGAAATAGGCTACCCAATCGTTACAAAAATCGTCAGCCAAGACATCATCCACAAGTCCGAGGCAGGCGGAGTCATTGTGAACCTCAAAAACGCCCAAGAAGTTACTGATGCTTACCAGAAAATTATTCAAAACGCCAAAAACTACAAGCCAGACGCAAAAATCACAGGTGTTTTGATTCAGGAGATGGCGCCGCAGGGAACTGAGGTTATTGTTGGTGCAGTTAAAGACCCAACGTTTGGTCAAACTGTAATGTTTGGGTTAGGTGGAATTTTTGTTGAACTCCTAAAAGACGTAAACTTCAAAATTGCCCCCTTCACCGAGACGGATGCTAAAGAAATGATAACTGGCCTAAAAGCCTACCCGCTCTTAAACGGGTTCAGAGGCAGCAAACCAGCCGATATTGACGCTATCGTAACGATTTTGATGGCAACATCCAAGCTGATTATGGCTCACCCCGAAATCAAAGAGCTTGACTTGAATCCTGTTATGGCGTACCCCAGCGGGGCAAAAGTCGTCGACGCTAGAATCATTCTGGAATAA
- a CDS encoding HAD family hydrolase, which produces MAPKAVLFDMFDTLFMILKNHEFYEASLKRMYNFLVTQGINTPYDKFNQTYITERDAIYAAADKNCEDPHFNVRVSNTLKKLSYNYDVSSPLVTAATEQFYLEFMNFVKIDQNTKPVLQTLYGKYKLGLVSNFAIPECVQKLLQNENVDSLFDVIVVSGAINKRKPSPVIFNNALDSIGVLASEAVFVGDTPDADVAGAQGVGMKAVYIERRFEAGLKLVTPDRVITSLLDLPNVIEF; this is translated from the coding sequence ATGGCTCCAAAAGCAGTTTTGTTTGACATGTTCGATACGCTGTTTATGATACTTAAAAATCACGAGTTCTACGAAGCCTCACTCAAACGCATGTACAACTTTCTGGTTACCCAAGGCATCAACACGCCCTATGACAAGTTCAATCAAACCTACATCACTGAGCGGGACGCAATCTACGCGGCAGCAGACAAAAACTGCGAAGACCCCCACTTCAACGTACGCGTCTCCAACACCCTAAAAAAACTCAGCTACAACTATGACGTTTCAAGCCCCCTGGTCACGGCTGCTACCGAGCAGTTTTACCTTGAATTTATGAACTTTGTCAAAATAGACCAAAACACCAAACCAGTCCTCCAAACCCTCTATGGCAAATACAAGCTTGGGCTGGTTTCCAACTTTGCCATTCCTGAGTGCGTACAAAAACTGCTTCAAAACGAAAACGTTGACAGCCTCTTTGATGTAATTGTGGTTTCGGGCGCCATTAACAAGCGTAAGCCCAGCCCAGTAATCTTCAACAACGCGCTTGATTCTATTGGGGTTTTGGCGTCTGAGGCGGTTTTTGTTGGTGACACTCCGGATGCGGATGTTGCTGGTGCTCAGGGTGTGGGAATGAAGGCTGTGTATATTGAGCGTCGTTTTGAGGCAGGGTTAAAATTGGTTACACCTGATAGGGTTATTACGAGTTTGCTTGATTTGCCAAATGTTATCGAGTTTTAG
- a CDS encoding metallophosphoesterase gives MLIGAISDSHDNLPKIEKAVTYLNQQKVNLVLHAGDYIAGFTIPKLAKLNCKLIGVFGNNDGDRELRKKRFSQTPNCTIHDDFAQIDVDGYKIALLHGTEPELLAAIIDSGYFNAVVHGHSHLQGVQTKGKTLSVNPGELCGYLTGKSTLALLDTEKNHAEIVEI, from the coding sequence ATGCTTATTGGCGCAATATCAGACAGCCACGACAACCTCCCCAAAATAGAAAAAGCCGTCACCTACCTCAACCAACAAAAAGTCAACCTTGTCTTGCACGCAGGCGACTACATAGCAGGCTTCACCATCCCCAAACTTGCAAAGCTCAACTGCAAACTCATCGGCGTTTTTGGCAACAATGACGGCGACCGCGAACTCCGCAAAAAACGCTTCAGCCAAACCCCAAACTGCACAATCCACGATGATTTTGCCCAAATAGATGTGGATGGCTACAAAATCGCGCTACTACACGGCACCGAACCAGAACTGCTCGCGGCAATTATTGACAGCGGATACTTTAACGCCGTGGTTCATGGGCACTCACACCTTCAAGGCGTCCAAACCAAAGGAAAAACACTCAGCGTCAACCCAGGTGAATTGTGTGGTTATTTAACGGGAAAATCCACGCTGGCGCTGTTGGATACGGAAAAGAATCACGCTGAAATAGTAGAAATATAA
- a CDS encoding class I SAM-dependent methyltransferase: MSWKEKQQIMQRYNATAEGYNELHGEEQEAKYQNALQNLHLNARDAVLDVGCGSGLLFPHVVDKAGLVVGVDLSGELLKKAQVTAKSFPNVSVVQADADHLPFIKAVFGAVFSFTVLQNMPEPQITLQEWKRVTKAGGSLVVTGLKKAFPLDRFLDVLEDSGLKLACFVDEEALKCYVAVLTF, from the coding sequence ATGTCGTGGAAGGAAAAACAGCAAATAATGCAGCGATACAACGCAACCGCAGAAGGCTACAACGAACTCCACGGTGAAGAGCAAGAGGCAAAATACCAAAATGCCCTACAAAATCTGCACTTAAACGCTCGAGATGCGGTTTTGGATGTGGGCTGTGGCTCAGGACTATTGTTCCCGCACGTTGTGGATAAAGCGGGGCTGGTTGTTGGTGTTGACCTTTCAGGGGAACTGCTTAAAAAAGCACAAGTCACAGCCAAAAGTTTCCCAAACGTTTCCGTTGTACAGGCTGATGCTGACCATTTGCCCTTTATCAAGGCGGTTTTTGGTGCGGTTTTCTCTTTCACGGTTCTCCAAAACATGCCCGAACCCCAAATTACACTGCAAGAATGGAAACGGGTCACCAAAGCGGGTGGCAGTTTGGTGGTTACGGGGCTAAAGAAGGCTTTTCCGTTGGACAGGTTTTTGGATGTTTTGGAGGATTCAGGGCTTAAGTTGGCTTGTTTTGTGGATGAAGAGGCCTTGAAATGTTATGTTGCAGTGTTGACTTTTTGA
- the nucS gene encoding endonuclease NucS, giving the protein MQEQNKLSVLTEPTFQQASELIQRAFKKRCTLIVVGNCHVHYSGRANSTLEPGERFLIVKSDGSLLVHRPVGYEPVNWQPSTSALTVKATEDKLEIHAVRQKPRETLKATFSSVLMVSAMNLNDSGDFLLHASEDDMHRAILLKPELLEEGFKPISWEKKVEPGFVDVYGEDKNGKLVVVEVKRRTASKDAVLQLSRYIEAIKEKATKEIRGVLVAPSLGKDVQTMLTTMGLEFKALDPKKCAEVLKKSKTAKLEHYLNST; this is encoded by the coding sequence ATGCAAGAGCAAAATAAACTATCCGTCCTCACAGAACCAACCTTTCAACAAGCAAGCGAACTTATTCAGAGAGCCTTCAAAAAACGATGCACCCTCATAGTCGTAGGCAACTGCCACGTACACTACTCTGGCAGAGCAAACAGCACTTTAGAACCCGGTGAGCGCTTCTTAATCGTCAAATCTGATGGTTCCTTGCTGGTTCATCGTCCAGTCGGCTACGAACCCGTCAATTGGCAACCCTCAACCAGCGCACTCACCGTGAAGGCAACCGAGGACAAACTTGAAATTCACGCGGTCAGACAAAAACCCCGAGAAACCCTCAAAGCCACTTTTAGCAGCGTACTCATGGTTTCCGCGATGAACCTCAATGACTCAGGCGATTTTCTGCTTCACGCCAGCGAGGATGACATGCACCGAGCAATTTTGCTAAAACCTGAACTGCTTGAAGAAGGGTTTAAGCCGATTAGTTGGGAAAAAAAGGTTGAACCAGGCTTTGTTGACGTGTATGGCGAGGACAAAAACGGCAAACTCGTCGTAGTGGAGGTTAAACGGCGAACCGCAAGCAAAGACGCCGTCTTGCAGCTTTCACGCTACATCGAAGCCATAAAAGAGAAAGCAACCAAGGAAATCCGCGGGGTCTTAGTGGCTCCGAGCCTTGGCAAGGACGTGCAAACCATGCTTACAACGATGGGTTTAGAGTTTAAGGCATTGGACCCCAAAAAGTGCGCGGAAGTTCTTAAAAAGTCAAAAACTGCCAAGCTTGAACACTACTTAAATTCTACTTGA
- a CDS encoding glycosyltransferase family 39 protein yields the protein MANTNSLVTLGLYTGVGLVGFTLVFLFKKDLNLLSCPKKVVAACFLAAIIVGVCVFTFLNFSSNEANYLFLHDGTIYKELGQSFLKNTEFIELNGAYNHHAGPIFPLYLSQFYLFLQPHYGTQVALEIIFIVSLLVTFFATKKLYGLTAGLITSALVSTVPMYIFATSRNYAEPLILIFYILTLYFIVESLKPENECYIIFAGLTGVLGFLTKPSVGYFFILVGVIGLLWRYHYVGWKAFKNKNYLLALGVFLSITFVWTARNIVRFWDGTVLGLFTAAFPSNYMGQVTVFNVNNLGNFFVEVIFFSAFSAIFLSAYSWVFVGSLKTSLRYLREEKNSFLLIAMILSIMVGIFSSSLFYNLETTAEQAISYLPDYQARYFNLNTTRYLFVALIPLSWLAFEGQKTKHNLK from the coding sequence GATTCACCTTGGTTTTTCTGTTCAAAAAAGATTTAAACCTGCTTTCCTGCCCCAAAAAAGTTGTAGCTGCCTGTTTTCTTGCTGCAATAATTGTGGGCGTGTGCGTGTTTACTTTCCTTAATTTTTCTTCTAATGAGGCTAATTATCTGTTTTTGCATGATGGAACCATTTACAAAGAACTTGGGCAATCATTTCTTAAAAATACTGAATTTATCGAGTTAAATGGCGCGTACAACCACCATGCTGGTCCCATTTTCCCTCTCTACTTGTCTCAGTTTTACCTTTTTCTGCAACCTCATTATGGGACACAGGTTGCTCTTGAAATAATTTTCATTGTATCACTACTTGTCACTTTTTTTGCTACCAAAAAACTGTATGGGTTAACTGCTGGGTTAATCACGTCAGCGTTGGTTTCTACGGTTCCAATGTATATTTTTGCAACTTCAAGAAACTATGCGGAACCTTTGATTCTGATTTTTTACATTTTAACTCTCTACTTTATTGTTGAAAGCTTAAAGCCTGAAAATGAGTGCTACATTATTTTTGCCGGTTTAACTGGTGTTCTTGGATTCTTAACAAAACCCAGCGTCGGCTACTTCTTCATCCTAGTAGGTGTTATCGGATTACTTTGGAGGTATCATTATGTCGGCTGGAAAGCTTTCAAAAACAAAAACTACCTTTTAGCACTTGGTGTTTTTCTTTCTATAACTTTTGTTTGGACTGCACGAAATATTGTCCGGTTTTGGGATGGCACCGTATTGGGCTTATTTACTGCGGCTTTTCCCAGCAATTACATGGGGCAAGTCACTGTCTTTAACGTAAATAACCTGGGCAACTTTTTTGTTGAAGTCATCTTTTTTTCAGCTTTCTCAGCAATTTTCCTTTCAGCATACAGTTGGGTTTTTGTCGGTAGCTTAAAAACCTCTTTACGTTACCTGCGTGAAGAAAAAAACAGTTTTCTGCTCATCGCAATGATTCTGTCAATCATGGTGGGCATTTTTTCCAGCTCCCTATTCTATAATCTTGAAACCACCGCAGAGCAAGCCATCAGTTATCTGCCCGATTACCAAGCTCGATACTTCAACCTCAACACTACCCGATACCTCTTTGTCGCGCTAATTCCGCTGAGCTGGCTGGCTTTTGAAGGCCAAAAAACAAAGCACAACCTCAAGTAG